The Pseudonocardia broussonetiae DNA segment GCGGGGGCGGCGTCCTGCCGGTCACCAAGCCGGGTCCCCTGCCCTCGGGTGCGGGGATCCGGCTGCCGTTCTGGGGTTCGCGGAAGGAGCTGGTCGAGGTCGTCGAGCTCGCGCGGGCCGGGGCGGTCCGGGCCCGGACGCGGACCTTCGGGCTGGGGGAGGCCGAGGAGGCGTTCGACGAGCTGCGCCGCGGCGCGATCGTCGGGCGGGCGGTGCTGGTGCCGGACCGGGCCTGACCCCGTTCAGCGGGCGGACCAGCCCCCGTCGACGAAGACCTCGGAACCGGTCGTGTAGGCGGAGTCGTCGCTCGCCAGGAAGGCCACGGCGGCGGCGACGTCGGCCGGTCTCCCGAGCCGTCGCATCGGGGTGTTCGCCAGCATCGCCGCGTGCCGCTCGGTGCCGCCGAAGCGCTCCTGCAGCTGCGCCGTGCCGATGAACCCCGGGACGACGGAGTTGACCCGGACCCCGCGGGTGGCCCAGTGCAGCGCCGCGTTCATGGTCATCGCGCGGACCGCGCCCTTCGCCGCGGCGTAGGCGACGCTGTTCGCGAGGCCGCCGGTGGCGCCCAGGACCGAGGCGATGTTGACGATCGCGCCGCCACCGCTGCGCTCGATGAGCGGCCCCACGTGCTTCATCCCCAGCCAGGTGCCGGTCTGGTCGACGTCGACGACCTGGTCCCAGCGCGTGCGGTCCTCGTCCTCGACGGTCGCCAGGCTGCCGATCCCGGCGTTGTTGACCAGTGCGTGGATCGCGCCCCACCGCTCGTGCACCGCCGCGACCGTCCGCTGCCACCCGTCCTCGTCGGCCACGTCGAGTCCCAGCGCGACGGTCTCCCCGTCGAGGCGGTCGGCGAGCGCCGCGCAGGCCGCCGGGTCGAGGTCGGTCAGTGCGACCGAGGCGCCCTCGGCCGCCAGTCGGGTCGCGATCGCCGTGCCGAGGCCACCGGTGGCGCCGGTCAGCAGCACGCGTCGGTCGTCGAGTCGTCGCATGGAACTCCTTCGAACTGAGGTCAGTTCATCCTACTGCCGTCTTGTGGGGGACGCCACTCCGGCCTACGGTTCCCAACCTGAACTGAACTCGTCTCAGTTAAATCCTCTCCAAGGGAGTAGAGATGCTCGATCGACGCACAGGGGTGCTCGCGGTCCTCGCCGCGGTCCTCGCCCTGGTACTGGCCGCCTGCGGCGGCGGACCACAGTCCGCCGCTCCCGGTGACGACGGGTCCGGCCCGATCACGATCGGCGCCTGGATCCCGCTCACCGGTGCACAGGCCGCCTCCGGGGTGCCGCAGATGGAGGGGGCCAAGGCCTACTTCAGCTGGTTGAACGAGAACGGCGGCATCAACGGACGGCAGGTGGACTGGATCGTCAAGGACAACGCCTACGACCCGCAGCAGACCGTGCAGGCAGCGCGGGCGCTGATCGGGCAGGACGAGGTCGTCGCCATCGTCAACGCCAACGGCGTCGCGCCGTCCGAGGCGGCCTTCCCGTTCGTCCTCGAGCAGTCGGAGGTCCCGATCGTCGACCACTACGGCGGCATCGCCGCCTGGTACGACCCGCCGCGACCGCTGCTGTTCGGGACCCAGACGCTGTACGAGGACCAGGCCGCGGCGATGGCCCAGTGGGCCGTCGAGTCCGGCGCGCGCAGGCTCGTCGTGGTGCACGACGACCCCAAGGCCTTCGCGGACGTCGCCGCCCAGATCGGCCCGGCGGCGACCCGCGCGGACGGGTCCACGACCACGACCGCGGTGCCGGTCAAGCTCGGCACCACCGACTTCGCCCCGGCGGTCAGCCAGGTCGAGGCCGCGGGTGGCGACGCCGTGATGCTGATCCTCCCCGCCCCCGAGGCCGCGGCCTACCTCAAGGCGGCCCAGCTGCAGGGCGTCACGCTGCCCACCTACGGCTACTCGCCCACCGCGTCGAGCACGACCGTGACGCTGGCGGGCGCGGCGGCGGAGGGGTTCCGGGCGGTCTCGCTGGTGCGGGCGCCCACCGACCAGAGCCCGGCGATGCAGCAGTTCCGCGAGGTCATGGCGACCTACGCGCCCAGCCAGCCCGCGGACTTCTCCACGCTGCTCGGCTACGCGAACGCCGCCGTGTTCGCCGAGGTGGTGAAGACGATCCAGGGCCCGGTCACGGCCGAGTCGATCGTCGAGGCCTACCGCGGCGCCTCCGCCGTGGACACCGGGGTGGCCCCCACCATGTCCTTCTCCGCGGACCAGCACGTGGGCACCCGGGACGTGCAGCGGGTGACCGTCCGGGACGGGCAGTGGAACGCCGAGGGCGACTTCGTCAGCGCGCCGGACCGGAGCTGAGGCCGGTGGACGCCCACGAGGTGCACCCCGCCCCGCCCGCGGTGGCGCGCCGCCCGATCGCCGACCCGGTCTGAAGGAGGCCCACCGATGGAGCAGCTCTTCCTCGTCGTGGTGAGCGGTATCGCCAGCGGCGCCGTCTACGGCCTGCTCGGCCTGGGGCTGGTGATCATCTACCGGGCCACGGACGTGGTGAACTTCGCCCTGGCCAGCATGGCCACCCTCGCCGTGTACGTCGCGCTGATGGTCGTGGACCGCGGTCTCGGCGTGTGGGCGGGCCTGCTCGCGGCCGTGCTCGTGGCCGTCGTGGTCGGGCTCCTCGTGCGTGAGGTCCTGCTGCGTCCGCTCGGCTCGGGCCGGCTGTTCGCGGCGCTGGTCATGACGATGGGCGTCTCGCTCGTCATCGAGGCGCTGGTCAGCGCGATGTGGGGCACCGAGCCGCGGGCGTTCCCGCCGCTGGTCGCCGGCAGCGTCTCGTTCGGCTCCGCGGCGCTCGCGACCCAGGACCTGGTGGTGATCGGGGTGTCCGCCGCGGCGATGCTCGCGGTGGGCTGGCTGTTCACCCGCACCACGCTGGGGTCGGCGATGCGCGCCGCGGCGGAGTCGGCCACCACGGCCCAGATCATCGGTGTGCCCGCGCAGAAGGTGGCGCGGATCGCCTGGGCCCTCGGGCTCGGGCTCGCCGCACTCGCCTCGGTGCTCTACGCCCCCCGGGTGGGGCTGGCCCCGATGGTGCTGTCGGCGCCCCTGTTCCGCGCGTTCGCGGGGATCTTCCTGGGTGGCCTGACGAGCATGCACGGCGCCGTGATCGGCGGCGTGACCATCGGTGTGCTGGAGAACCTGGCGGCCTCGTACGTCTCGGCGAACTTCCGCGACACGTTCGTGTTCGCGCTCACCGTGCTGATCCTGCTGCTGCGGCCGCAGGGCATCTTCGGCACCCGCAGCTTCGAGAGGGTGTGACCGGCGTGCTCTGGTCATGGCGGCTCCTGGGCCGGGCGCTTCTCGCCCCGCTGGCCGCAGTCGTACTGGTGCTGGCCATCGAGGGCGGCGCGCTGCCCGCGTTCCAGGCCTACTCGGTGGCGCTGGCCGCGACCTACACGGTCCTGGTGCTGAGCGTCGGCCTCCTGGCGGGATGGGCGGGCATCTGGTCCGTCGGGCACCCGGCGCTCTTCGCGATCGGTGCCTACACCGTGGCGTACGGCTCGGCGCACGGCTGGGCGCTGGAGCCGACCGTCCTGGTGGCGATGCTGCTCGCGGGGGGCTGCGGTGCGTTCCTCGGCTTCGCGGGCGCCCGCTTCTCCGTCCTCTACATCGCCCTGCTGACCCTGGCGTTCAGCCTGGTGGCCCTGGAGGTCATCAACCGCTGGGTGGACGTGACCGGGGGGGACCAGGGGGTCGCGGTCGGGGAGCTCACCAGTGTGTTCGGCCTGGGAGTGTTGGGCGGCGGAGGCTCGGAGGCCGTCGTGGCGGCGATCCTCACCGCGGGCGTCGTCGTCGCCGTCGCCGTGCTCGCCCGCGGGACCAGCCTGCGGATGCGGATGATGGCGGCCAAGTCGCACCCGGTCGTCGCCCGCTCGGTCGGCATCGCGCCGGAGGCGCAGAGCGCCCTGGCGTTCGGCGTGAGTGGCGCCGTGACGGGGCTGGCCGGGGTGCTGCTCGGCCTGATCACCGGATTCGTCAGCCCCGAGACCTTCTCCCTGACGCTGGGCATCAACACGGTCGCGGCGGCGGTGCTCGGCGGCGTGGGGACGGTCGCGGGCGGCGTGTTCGGCGGGGTGTTCCTCGCGTTCGCGCCCTCCCTCGCCGATCTGCTCGGCATCGACCAGCTCATCCTGCAGGGGTCGCTGCTCGTCCTCACCCTGCTGCTGCTGCCGACCGGGATCGTCCCGGCGGTCGGCAGCCTGCTGCGCACGCTGCTGCGCCGACTGCGACCGGCCGCCGTGACGACGGCGCAACCTCCGCCGCCCCTCGACGGACCGCCGGTCCGGCGCACGCACGACGCGGTGCTCGAGGTGGGCGGTCTCGGGGTCGCCTTCGGCGGCCTGCAGGCTCTCGACGGCGTGTCCCTGACCGTGCGGCCCGGCGAGGTCGTGGCGATCATCGGACCGAACGGGGCGGGAAAGACGACGCTGGTCAACGCCCTGTGCGGGTTGCTGTCCGGCGGGAGGACGAGCGGGTCGGCGACCTTCGCCGGCGCGGACCTGCTCCGCGTCCGGGCGATCCGGCGCCGCGCACTGGGGATCGGCCGGACGTTCCAGCACGCCGAGGTCTTCGGCGAGCTGACCGTGGCCGAGAACCTCCTGTGCGCCACCCGGTGGGTCACCTCCGCCCGACGGCGCGAGGCGGAGGCGCTGCTGGCGCAGGTCGGACTCGCCGGCCTCGGCGGGCGCTATCCCGACCAGCTGCCGTTCGGTCCGCAGAAGCGGCTCGACCTCGCACGCGCGATGGCCGAGCGGGCGCGGCTGCTGATCATGGACGAGCCCTTCGGCGGGTTGGACTCCGCCGAGCGCGGCCTGCTCGCCGCGCAGATCGAGCGGGTGCGTGCAGCGGGGACCTCGGTGATCATCATCGACCACGTCCTGGAGGACCTGTTCGCGGTCGCCGACCGCGTGGTCGCCTTCGACTTCGGTCGGCCGATCGGGGAGGGCCCGCCGGCGGAGATCATGGCCGACGAGCAGGTGCGCCGCAGCTACCTCGGGGTCACGTCCGCGGAGCGCCCGCGCGCGCCCGCCCCTACGGGGGCCGCCCCGGTCCTGACGCTGAGCGGCGTGACCCGGCGCTACGGCGGGGTCACCGCTCTCACCGGGATCGACCTGGTCGTGCGCGGGGGCGCGATCCTCGCCGTGGTGGGCGCCAACGGTGCGGGGAAGAGCACCCTGGGCCAGATCCTGCACGGCACCCTCGCCCCGACCACGGGCGAGCGGACGGTCCCGGACCTGCTCCGGAGCAGCCTGGTCCCGGAGGGGCGGGCGCTCTTCCGGACCCTGTCGGTCCGCGAGAACCTCGAGGTCGCGGGCTACGCGGCCGGGGTGAAGGGCCGCGAGCTCCGGTCCCGGATCGACGACGCGGCCGGGTGGCTGCCCGAACGCGTCCGGACCCGGCTCGAGCTGCCCGCCGCCGCGCTGTCCGGCGGGGAGCAGCAGCTGCTGGCCGTGGCGCGCGCCCTGATCGCCGGACCGCGCCTGCTCGTGGTCGACGAGCCGGCCCTCGGCCTGGCGCCCGCGCTGGTGGACGAGGTCTACGGCCGGATCGCCCGGCTGACCGAGGACGGCGTCACCGTCGTCGTGCTGGAACAGCTCCTGACGCGCGCGCTGACGGTCGCGCACGAGGTCGTGGTGCTCCACGAGGGGGCGATCGGCGCGACCGGCTCGCCGGACGACCCGACGTTCGCCGGGCGCGCGGAGCGCGCCTACTTCGGGTCGTCGACGTCGGAGGACCCGGTGAGCCCTTGACAACGCCCGGATCTCCGCGAACTATCTGACTTGAATTCAGTTCAACTTGGAGGATGACATGGCTGCCGAAGACGACATCCAGTTCGAGCGGGACGGTCACGTCGCGCGCATCTGGCTGAACCGGCCCCACAAGCGCAACTGCATCACCGTGCCGATGCTGCACAAGCTCGACGAGTACATCACCGAGATCGAGGCCGACCCGGAGCTGCGGGTCGTCGTGGTCCGCGGGCGCGGCAACACCTTCTCCTCCGGCTTCGACCTCGACAGCCTGCAGGCGGAGTTCATCGGCACGAGCACCGCGATGGACGTCGCGGTCGTGTCCGCCAAGGTCTGCGACCGCCTCTACAACATGAGCAAGCCCTCCGTCGCTGTCCTCGAGGGCTACGTCACGGCCGGCGGCTTCGAGATCATGATCTCCTGCGACTTCGCGATCGCGGACGAGTCCGCCCAGATCGGCGACTTCCACATCCGCCGGGCGCTCTTCGGCGGCGCGGGCCCGATCTACCGGCTGCCCCGGATGCTCGGCATCCGCAAGACCAAGGAGCTCATGCTCACCGGCAAGCTGCTGTCGGGCAAGGAGGCCGCCGACTTCGAGCTGGTCAACGACAGCGCCCCGGCCGAGCAGCTGGACGAGACCGTCGAGGAGTTCATCAGCCACCTCACGGACAAGAGCCCGTTCCAGATGAAGCTGACCAAGATGGCGATCGACCGCGGCCTGGATGCGGACATCGCCTCGCTGATGGTGCTGGAGCACCTCGCGGTCGGCGTCACGCTCAACTCCCAGGACGCCGCCGAGGGTGTCGCGGCCTTCCTGGAGAAGCGCGATCCCAAGTGGACGGGCCGCTGACCGACGAGGTGACCGTGCCGGCCCGTCCTGGACGGGTGCGGCCCCGAGTGAGGGAGTGAGATGACCGAGACCGCGGTGGACGCCGTCGTCGACGCCGATCCGGTGCTCGCGACGCGCGTGCGGCACGCACTCGGCCTGCCGCCCGCGGATCGGCTGGCCGTGCTGGAGGGCGGGCGTTCGGGGCTGACCTACGAGATCGGCACGGGTGCGGACCGCTGCGTCGTCAAGGCGGTTCCGCCCGGGCGCCGGGCGCGCGGACGCAACGACGTCCTGCACCAGGCCGCGATCCTGACCGCGCTGGCGGGCTCGGCGGTGCCGGTGCCCG contains these protein-coding regions:
- a CDS encoding ABC transporter substrate-binding protein, yielding MLDRRTGVLAVLAAVLALVLAACGGGPQSAAPGDDGSGPITIGAWIPLTGAQAASGVPQMEGAKAYFSWLNENGGINGRQVDWIVKDNAYDPQQTVQAARALIGQDEVVAIVNANGVAPSEAAFPFVLEQSEVPIVDHYGGIAAWYDPPRPLLFGTQTLYEDQAAAMAQWAVESGARRLVVVHDDPKAFADVAAQIGPAATRADGSTTTTAVPVKLGTTDFAPAVSQVEAAGGDAVMLILPAPEAAAYLKAAQLQGVTLPTYGYSPTASSTTVTLAGAAAEGFRAVSLVRAPTDQSPAMQQFREVMATYAPSQPADFSTLLGYANAAVFAEVVKTIQGPVTAESIVEAYRGASAVDTGVAPTMSFSADQHVGTRDVQRVTVRDGQWNAEGDFVSAPDRS
- a CDS encoding ATP-binding cassette domain-containing protein, which produces MLWSWRLLGRALLAPLAAVVLVLAIEGGALPAFQAYSVALAATYTVLVLSVGLLAGWAGIWSVGHPALFAIGAYTVAYGSAHGWALEPTVLVAMLLAGGCGAFLGFAGARFSVLYIALLTLAFSLVALEVINRWVDVTGGDQGVAVGELTSVFGLGVLGGGGSEAVVAAILTAGVVVAVAVLARGTSLRMRMMAAKSHPVVARSVGIAPEAQSALAFGVSGAVTGLAGVLLGLITGFVSPETFSLTLGINTVAAAVLGGVGTVAGGVFGGVFLAFAPSLADLLGIDQLILQGSLLVLTLLLLPTGIVPAVGSLLRTLLRRLRPAAVTTAQPPPPLDGPPVRRTHDAVLEVGGLGVAFGGLQALDGVSLTVRPGEVVAIIGPNGAGKTTLVNALCGLLSGGRTSGSATFAGADLLRVRAIRRRALGIGRTFQHAEVFGELTVAENLLCATRWVTSARRREAEALLAQVGLAGLGGRYPDQLPFGPQKRLDLARAMAERARLLIMDEPFGGLDSAERGLLAAQIERVRAAGTSVIIIDHVLEDLFAVADRVVAFDFGRPIGEGPPAEIMADEQVRRSYLGVTSAERPRAPAPTGAAPVLTLSGVTRRYGGVTALTGIDLVVRGGAILAVVGANGAGKSTLGQILHGTLAPTTGERTVPDLLRSSLVPEGRALFRTLSVRENLEVAGYAAGVKGRELRSRIDDAAGWLPERVRTRLELPAAALSGGEQQLLAVARALIAGPRLLVVDEPALGLAPALVDEVYGRIARLTEDGVTVVVLEQLLTRALTVAHEVVVLHEGAIGATGSPDDPTFAGRAERAYFGSSTSEDPVSP
- a CDS encoding enoyl-CoA hydratase/isomerase family protein, which encodes MAAEDDIQFERDGHVARIWLNRPHKRNCITVPMLHKLDEYITEIEADPELRVVVVRGRGNTFSSGFDLDSLQAEFIGTSTAMDVAVVSAKVCDRLYNMSKPSVAVLEGYVTAGGFEIMISCDFAIADESAQIGDFHIRRALFGGAGPIYRLPRMLGIRKTKELMLTGKLLSGKEAADFELVNDSAPAEQLDETVEEFISHLTDKSPFQMKLTKMAIDRGLDADIASLMVLEHLAVGVTLNSQDAAEGVAAFLEKRDPKWTGR
- a CDS encoding SDR family NAD(P)-dependent oxidoreductase translates to MRRLDDRRVLLTGATGGLGTAIATRLAAEGASVALTDLDPAACAALADRLDGETVALGLDVADEDGWQRTVAAVHERWGAIHALVNNAGIGSLATVEDEDRTRWDQVVDVDQTGTWLGMKHVGPLIERSGGGAIVNIASVLGATGGLANSVAYAAAKGAVRAMTMNAALHWATRGVRVNSVVPGFIGTAQLQERFGGTERHAAMLANTPMRRLGRPADVAAAVAFLASDDSAYTTGSEVFVDGGWSAR
- a CDS encoding branched-chain amino acid ABC transporter permease codes for the protein MEQLFLVVVSGIASGAVYGLLGLGLVIIYRATDVVNFALASMATLAVYVALMVVDRGLGVWAGLLAAVLVAVVVGLLVREVLLRPLGSGRLFAALVMTMGVSLVIEALVSAMWGTEPRAFPPLVAGSVSFGSAALATQDLVVIGVSAAAMLAVGWLFTRTTLGSAMRAAAESATTAQIIGVPAQKVARIAWALGLGLAALASVLYAPRVGLAPMVLSAPLFRAFAGIFLGGLTSMHGAVIGGVTIGVLENLAASYVSANFRDTFVFALTVLILLLRPQGIFGTRSFERV